The window ataaaaaacctTACTTTTATTTGAATCGTATaacaacaatttttattttaattttacaaaaaataacTCTATCTAGTTGAGAACATAGAAAAAAAAGGAATGTATTCTGTTATGgcttgtattttatttataaaaactacTTCTATCTAATACGAAAcagtatataaatttttattttatatttaaatattacatataatcttttttattttatataatttcaattatttatcaaataataagaTCTAACCTGTTTTCACAAGCTCATAGCTTCATTACTCTTATTATAtacatgaatataatataataagttttAAAACATTCACATTATTTGTTCTTTATcattcgaaataatttttacATTGATTTctattgaatataatatttaccTCATTTTGGAATTGGAAGagataaaaatcaaatttccaAGATTACAACCCAAAATTGCACACGTGTCATTTgtcatgtgtgtatatatttgtacGTAAACGGAGGATTCGCAACTCGGCATCATCTCCCAGAATAATTTGAATGGAAACCTCAGCCTTAATTCCCCCACTCCCAGATCTTCTCCTCTTCTTCTCATTCTATCTCACAGTATATCTAACAGCCCACTTCCTCATCTTCAAAAACTGGAGCTCCAAGCTCCGACCCGAAGCTGCAAGCTGCCTAATCTCCTACTCCCATGGCTCTCCGGCCGTTCTCCTCGCCGGAAAAGCCTTACTTTCCGATCAAAATCGTGGGTTTGCTTCAGCCAACACTACTTTCCAGACCCTTGTTCTTGAATACAGTATTGCTTACTTTTTAATGGACCTCATTCACTACTTAATTTTTTACCCAACTGATGTTCTTTTCATAGCTCATCATTTAGCTACATTGTTTGTATTCATGACTTGTAGATTTGTTGTTTTTCATGGGGCCTATGCTGTTCTTATGCTTTTGATTATTGCTGAAGTTACTAGCTTCTGTCAAAACACT of the Daucus carota subsp. sativus chromosome 4, DH1 v3.0, whole genome shotgun sequence genome contains:
- the LOC108217226 gene encoding TLC domain-containing protein At5g14285-like — translated: METSALIPPLPDLLLFFSFYLTVYLTAHFLIFKNWSSKLRPEAASCLISYSHGSPAVLLAGKALLSDQNRGFASANTTFQTLVLEYSIAYFLMDLIHYLIFYPTDVLFIAHHLATLFVFMTCRFVVFHGAYAVLMLLIIAEVTSFCQNTWTLACARRKDSEFAHKVFDILSPPFYALYTVVRGFVGPWFLYQMGVFYYSGKGGDLIPTWVWGSWLSVVFMAILVSIVWICNLWVELYRERTRKFETKVR